One window from the genome of Candidatus Thorarchaeota archaeon encodes:
- a CDS encoding glycosyltransferase family 2 protein — translation MSESGDRRDRFAAFCGYCKASCSAPPPSSSTYILWTNVYNEVASVPALFRYVAHQTKKPVVWLWVDDGSTDETAEVIAREAANYRQLDVWLERMPKKQKPNFFTLGKTHETVLTRVSDRVDRLGVQYMAILDADTEPCPNYFARLCSIMDAHSDLGAVAGYPVQEQDKLYSGRPMNSGKMIRWQIVRSIGRFWDYCPDSFYNLKAEAQGYRVAVVKVPVRLDRPTTAVVSREGAFRQGRLSFYVGRSLWMVLIRAVWRFLTGKRGRELLQGYLSERARGTWRCTDPDVISHYASETSFRGSVRDAIAILGQHMSRHRTLV, via the coding sequence ATGTCAGAGTCTGGAGACCGCCGTGACAGGTTCGCCGCCTTCTGCGGCTACTGCAAGGCGTCCTGTTCTGCCCCGCCTCCGTCAAGCAGTACTTACATTCTGTGGACGAACGTGTATAATGAGGTTGCCTCTGTGCCGGCCCTCTTCAGATACGTCGCACATCAGACAAAGAAGCCGGTCGTGTGGTTGTGGGTAGACGATGGTTCAACAGATGAGACCGCGGAGGTCATAGCACGGGAGGCGGCAAACTACAGACAACTGGATGTGTGGCTGGAGAGGATGCCCAAGAAGCAGAAGCCGAACTTCTTCACACTCGGAAAGACCCATGAGACCGTCCTCACCAGAGTCTCTGACCGGGTGGATCGACTCGGTGTCCAGTATATGGCAATCTTGGATGCTGACACTGAGCCCTGCCCCAACTACTTTGCCAGACTATGCAGCATCATGGACGCTCACAGTGACTTGGGGGCAGTGGCAGGATACCCGGTCCAAGAGCAAGACAAGCTGTATTCTGGACGGCCCATGAACAGTGGGAAGATGATCCGCTGGCAGATTGTGAGAAGCATTGGACGATTCTGGGACTACTGTCCAGACTCGTTCTACAACCTGAAGGCGGAGGCTCAGGGGTATAGAGTTGCCGTGGTGAAGGTGCCTGTGCGGTTGGACCGACCGACCACCGCAGTGGTATCAAGAGAAGGAGCCTTCAGACAGGGACGACTGTCATTCTATGTGGGGCGCTCATTGTGGATGGTACTAATCAGAGCAGTCTGGAGATTCTTGACTGGAAAGCGCGGACGTGAACTGCTGCAAGGATACCTGAGCGAGCGGGCGAGGGGCACTTGGAGATGTACCGATCCAGATGTCATAAGTCACTACGCCTCCGAGACATCCTTCCGCGGGTCTGTACGGGATGCCATCGCGATCCTCGGTCAGCACATGTCAAGACACCGCACACTCGTCTAG
- a CDS encoding glycosyltransferase family 2 protein, with translation MGYVLVTNIFNEAERIQGIIDNILLQSMRPTAWVWIDDGSTDGGIKIVERFGETGLIPIKSFRLPAKKRGNLDTIGRAWNVAHPYIRQSLRTDYLAVTDVDTRYPKNYFERVCDFMDRHPSVGAASGNVRGRPYFNPTAPMGCGKVIRWSIIDAIESYWDMAPDSYFNIKAAILGYGLASFRDLLIESPPATMYSKKGRLRYGRCAYYTWLPLPRVLGNGLKDLLKSRHGSDYLRGFWQEWSRGEWRCTDPDVKRYFSMSYLLTHGRKLKKRCFSSIKS, from the coding sequence TTGGGATACGTACTGGTGACCAACATCTTCAACGAGGCGGAGCGCATTCAGGGAATCATCGATAACATCCTGCTTCAGTCTATGCGGCCAACTGCCTGGGTCTGGATTGACGACGGCTCAACCGATGGAGGAATCAAGATTGTGGAACGATTCGGTGAGACCGGACTGATTCCAATCAAGTCGTTCAGGCTGCCGGCAAAGAAGCGTGGTAACCTCGACACGATTGGGCGTGCTTGGAATGTCGCTCACCCCTACATCAGACAGAGTCTCAGAACCGATTACCTTGCCGTCACTGATGTCGACACACGCTACCCCAAGAACTACTTCGAGAGGGTCTGTGACTTCATGGACCGCCACCCCAGTGTCGGTGCGGCAAGTGGCAATGTTCGGGGGCGACCATACTTCAATCCGACTGCGCCAATGGGCTGCGGGAAGGTGATTCGTTGGAGCATCATCGATGCAATTGAGTCCTACTGGGACATGGCCCCGGACTCGTACTTCAACATAAAGGCGGCAATCCTCGGATATGGACTCGCATCGTTCAGAGACCTGCTGATCGAGTCACCGCCTGCGACAATGTACTCCAAGAAGGGCCGCCTGAGATACGGACGCTGCGCCTACTACACATGGCTGCCCTTGCCAAGAGTCTTGGGAAACGGTCTCAAGGATCTTCTGAAGTCTCGCCACGGCAGTGACTACCTGAGGGGCTTCTGGCAGGAGTGGAGTCGAGGTGAGTGGCGTTGCACCGACCCGGACGTGAAGAGGTACTTCAGTATGTCCTATCTTCTGACGCACGGGAGGAAACTGAAGAAGAGGTGTTTCTCTTCAATCAAGTCGTAG
- a CDS encoding GIY-YIG nuclease family protein, with product MTSKPGQRYFVYIIETDDGTYYTGQTNDLLRRFREHMSGAASGAAYLRMHKPMYLVYLEEVPDRKTALAREREIKRKRKLRMSLVGSRRDLREVVASERDYR from the coding sequence ATGACTTCAAAGCCCGGACAGCGGTACTTCGTATACATAATAGAGACCGACGACGGAACCTACTACACTGGGCAGACAAATGACCTCCTACGCAGGTTTCGGGAACATATGTCCGGGGCGGCTTCGGGTGCGGCGTACCTGCGGATGCACAAGCCCATGTATCTCGTATATCTGGAAGAGGTGCCAGACCGGAAGACTGCCCTTGCAAGAGAACGAGAGATAAAGCGAAAGCGGAAACTCAGGATGTCTCTTGTTGGATCGCGTCGAGACCTGCGGGAAGTCGTCGCTTCAGAAAGGGACTATCGATAG
- the xylB gene encoding xylulokinase encodes MSNPIVAIDVGTTGVRSMLFDVKGAVLSRAYMEFESRFPSPSWVEQDAESWWTATCETLKRMLKDAPCRPSEIAAVSITNQRETVVPVDSHGKPLRNAIVWQDRRTTAQCEWIRNTVAPEEVYQTTGLTIDPYFTAPKLLWMKENEPDKFRAAETFLLVHDYIVFRLTGQRVTDFSNASRTMLFDIRRGDWSDRMLDALDIPRDKLPAPVESGTVVGETTPDASRATGLAKGTPVVAGGGDQQCAALGVGVVRPGSIKATTGTGTFMLAYSESVRLDPLARVLCSRHVVPGAFVVEASMFTTGSALRWFRDQLGAEERMHADEMGVDPYDVMTEEASAVPAGSEGVLHLPHFVGAGAPYWNPNSRGAFVGLALGHTRKHLMRAVLEGVAYDLRTNLDVMSELVIKGKELRVTGGAARSEVWMQIQADVLGIPVIRTEMEEATAVGAAILACKGVGLFKSVADAAEGMVRVRPPLVPTSAHREVYDMGFKRYKALYSALSSLSLS; translated from the coding sequence GTGTCCAATCCGATTGTTGCTATAGACGTCGGGACAACTGGCGTTCGTTCGATGTTGTTCGATGTCAAAGGAGCGGTGCTCTCCAGAGCTTACATGGAGTTTGAGAGCAGATTCCCGAGTCCCTCTTGGGTTGAACAGGATGCTGAGAGCTGGTGGACCGCGACGTGTGAGACGCTGAAGCGGATGCTGAAGGACGCACCCTGCAGACCCAGCGAGATTGCTGCTGTGAGCATCACCAACCAACGTGAGACAGTTGTTCCTGTGGACTCGCATGGCAAGCCGCTCCGTAATGCCATCGTGTGGCAGGACCGGCGCACGACCGCCCAGTGTGAATGGATTCGCAACACAGTCGCTCCTGAAGAGGTGTATCAGACGACCGGTCTCACGATAGACCCGTACTTCACTGCTCCCAAACTCCTATGGATGAAGGAGAACGAGCCGGACAAGTTCAGGGCAGCTGAGACCTTCCTGCTAGTGCATGACTACATCGTCTTCCGACTGACGGGACAAAGGGTCACAGACTTCTCGAATGCGAGCAGAACGATGTTGTTCGACATACGGCGAGGTGACTGGTCTGATCGTATGCTTGATGCTCTTGACATCCCGCGTGACAAACTGCCGGCCCCCGTAGAATCGGGGACCGTCGTAGGCGAGACGACGCCGGACGCGAGCCGGGCCACCGGGCTGGCAAAGGGGACGCCCGTAGTAGCAGGAGGCGGCGACCAGCAGTGCGCTGCTCTCGGAGTAGGGGTGGTGCGCCCGGGTTCTATCAAGGCGACCACGGGTACGGGCACATTCATGCTTGCCTATTCGGAGTCAGTACGACTGGATCCTCTCGCCCGCGTCCTGTGCAGCAGGCATGTTGTCCCCGGTGCCTTTGTGGTGGAGGCAAGCATGTTCACCACCGGCTCCGCGCTCAGGTGGTTTCGGGACCAGCTCGGCGCAGAGGAGAGAATGCATGCTGACGAGATGGGTGTTGACCCGTATGATGTGATGACTGAAGAGGCCAGTGCAGTACCTGCTGGGTCCGAGGGCGTCCTCCACTTGCCGCACTTTGTGGGTGCTGGTGCACCGTACTGGAATCCGAACTCGCGCGGTGCGTTTGTCGGTCTTGCTCTTGGTCACACCAGGAAGCATCTGATGCGGGCTGTGCTCGAAGGTGTTGCGTATGACCTGCGGACGAACCTTGATGTGATGAGCGAACTCGTAATCAAGGGCAAAGAGCTCAGAGTGACTGGTGGTGCAGCACGGAGCGAGGTCTGGATGCAGATTCAGGCTGATGTGCTGGGCATTCCGGTGATTCGGACCGAGATGGAGGAAGCCACTGCAGTGGGCGCTGCCATCCTTGCCTGTAAGGGTGTTGGGCTGTTCAAGTCGGTCGCAGACGCCGCTGAGGGAATGGTCCGTGTCCGACCACCGCTAGTACCTACTTCGGCTCACAGGGAAGTATACGACATGGGTTTCAAGAGGTACAAGGCGCTCTACAGCGCCCTGTCTTCACTGTCTCTCTCGTAG